In a genomic window of Labeo rohita strain BAU-BD-2019 chromosome 20, IGBB_LRoh.1.0, whole genome shotgun sequence:
- the trmt1l gene encoding TRMT1-like protein codes for MAELKEEGAEQLHQEDANIKDTESDTIKMLGESQACEQMPVHEASTNPVKMEDKNGQTSSTVVSERHVSIQTTLEGLEGLVDLNGAGRKSCPLCPEEKFKACYSHKLRRHLQNLHWKVYVEFEGQRMCICHLPCRQLKSSLGSDQTQCRLVAHYHCVVCSVTIARKTDMISHLKRHVNKGETEASYSGSSDVPFEEHVTGGQAYEIMKELGTNVQLLPNHTTPQKTDTYFSRKMKTNRQLVFCSLAVLAEERNPLECLDAFGATGIMGLQWAKHLRNSVKVTINDINEACVKMIKENCHLNHIRVEGNRTGRQLDGAGDTDSPIASVEVVKMDANVIMHLRPFDYIHLDPFGTSVNYLDAAFRNVRNLGIVSVTSTDTGSLYSKSLNVTLRHYGCQIVRTEYYRELAARMVLASVARAAARCNKGIEVLLAVALEHFVLVVVRVLRGPTQADESSKKLRQLLHCQWCEERVFLKLGSMVEENLYRQLPCQCHGSMPGKTAVELGPLWAGPLFNTGFLRRMLVAAVHHNMEDIQPLVKTLICEADCTTLKPFPVPGYSALSNQVECGVVIKTVQKVEDADTSDQSGKRKTKGEDSGNVMKKIKGDASLEHPAFYYSIHRHSIRGMNMPKLNKFLQYLTEAGFRVSRTHFDPTGVRTDATLAQFKEVLTKYSVPTYSSAPQSSAISSDRRQTL; via the exons ATGGCGGAGCTCAAGGAAGAGGGCGCTGAGCAACTTCACCAGGAGGACGCCAATATAAAAG ATACTGAGAGTGATACCATTAAGATGCTTGGTGAATCTCAGGCATGTGAGCAAATGCCTGTTCATGAAGCCTCAACTAATCCAGTGAAAATGGAGGACAAAAATGGACAAACATCCTCCACTGTTGTGTCAG AGAGACATGTGTCTATCCAAACTACACTGGAAGGACTCGAGGGGCTTGTGGATTTAAATGGAG CTGGACGGAAGTCTTGTCCACTGTGTCCAGAAGAGAAATTCAAGGCCTGCTACAGTCATAAGCTCAGACGACATCTGCAGAACCTGCACTGGAAAGTTTATGTGGAATTTGAAG GCCAAAGGATGTGCATCTGTCATCTACCTTGCCGACAACTCAAATCTAGTCTAGGCTCTGACCAG ACTCAATGCAGACTGGTGGCTCACTACCACTGTGTGGTTTGCTCTGTCACGATTGCTCGCAAGACAGACATGATCAGTCATCTCAAACGCCACGTCAACAAGGGTGAGACAGAAGCCAGCTATTCAGGCAGCTCAGATGTCCCCTTTGAAGAGCATG TCACAGGTGGACAGGCCTATGAGATCATGAAAGAGTTGGGCACCAATGTTCAGCTCCTGCCCAACCACACTACACCCCAGAAGACAGACACCTACTTCAGCCGCAAGATGAAGACAAACAG GCAGCTGGTGTTCTGCTCACTTGCAGTTCTTGCTGAAGAAAGGAATCCACTCGAATGTCTCGATGCCTTTGGAGCCACTG GGATCATGGGTTTGCAGTGGGCAAAGCATCTGCGTAACTCTGTAAAGGTTACTATAAACGACATAAATGAAGCTTGCGTTAAGATGATTAAGGAGAACTGTCACCTGAACCACATCCGAGTAGAGGGGAATCGTACGGGCCGGCAACTAGATGGAGCGGGAGACACAGACTCACCCATTGCTTCGGTAGAGGTGGTGAAGATGGACGCTAATGTCATCATGCACCTGAGACCCTTTGACTACAT ACACCTTGACCCATTTGGAACGTCTGTAAACTATCTGGATGCAGCTTTTCGCAATGTTCGGAACTTGGGCATAGTCTCAGTGACGTCAACAGACACTGGTTCACTTTACTCCAAATCTTTGAATGTGACGCTTCGACATTACGGCTGCCAGATCGTCCGAACTGAGTATTACAGGGAGCTTGCTGCACGTATGGTATTGGCATCAGTGGCCAG GGCGGCGGCACGCTGCAACAAAGGGATCGAGGTGCTATTGGCCGTGGCTCTTGAGCATTTTGTCCTCGTGGTGGTGCGAGTTCTCAGAGGGCCCACCCAGGCAGATGAGTCTTCTAAGAAACTGCGGCAGCTGTTGCACTGCCAATGGTGTGAAGAAAGGGTGTTCCTCAAGCTAGGAAGCATGGTGGAAG AAAACTTGTACAGACAGCTGCCTTGCCAGTGCCATGGAAGTATGCCAGGAAAAACTGCAGTGGAGCTTGGACCACTTTG GGCTGGTCCTTTGTTTAACACTGGATTTCTGAGGCGAATGTTGGTGGCGGCAGTGCACCACAATATGGAAGACATCCAGCCTCTGGTGAAGACCCTCATCTGTGAAGCTGACTGCACCACTCTCAAGCCTTTCCCTGTCCCAGGATACTCTGCCCTCTCCAACCAAG TGGAGTGTGGCGTGGTCATAAAGACTGTGCAGAAAGTTGAAGATGCAGATACATCTGACCAATCAG GGAAAAGAAAGACCAAAGGCGAGGACTCTGGGAATGTGATGAAGAAAATTAAAGGTGATGCATCTTTGGAGCATCCAGCATTCTACTACAGCATCCATCGGCACAGTATCCGCGGCATGAACATGCCCAA GCTGAATAAGTTCCTGCAGTATCTTACGGAGGCCGGGTTCAGAGTGAGCCGCACACACTTTGACCCAACAGGCGTGCGAACCGATGCCACCCTGGCACAATTTAAAGAAGTGCTTACAAAATACAGTGTGCCTACATACTCGTCAGCCCCTCAGAGCAGCGCCATCAGCTCAGACCGCCGTCAAACTCTCTAG
- the niban1a gene encoding protein Niban 1a, which produces MGASSSLLDENKSNYIKGQVDENFKQFAPIYRKQYSLAYLSQIRDELEQRKKEHTQFLKQRASPEPGKVLYEEIVQHFNDSRKWKDRYIVIRANYVLECYESYKAFVKGSPPLYRLMPTGGTILTTEEKYMEMINQCCPCTNDVQEDFAPPVADMPGQFPVYLRLPYRRDSYFCFRDENSQVEFISLLSDCVRHQNKDFLKKENCDVKAFLKAIQLYRQEKGQYESWDMLIGSDVRGLANLFMEDLMPYLDKELEPCLKSKRADRRRVWFATVEATYFLLQEHLFERMKTLKQECQEMVKQQDTLMRSDMDQISSSRAFLEGKLRAMVTEPATEYCTKQVQPYLPAILEEVMGPISLGFTEARDLSEGMMQQLCEDFQDVDQKEELRQALFKMSKANLQSCYEKVDGLADHVQELQQTFNYCIKGLVDSTQIDLKQLMENTEYTFELLVRKALEDPSVSLSMAMEKASNRVLKQFDYDSSTVRKKILQEALINITLPSIKKHLAPSFKEELPKLEQYIFADYTNFIGVENVYEDIIKEILEKDVNMVVKEAASKKKFNLFTESRYNFSVSSFSSTPPGSAPSSPGHLNTSPRQRTPMPPSPLLSNGLTANKSVSVHSSESQSFPIMGTIDEGEYKVLLEESSDDVFLTAETSTSDASAETKRELTTNVKKASVSSTPIIKVTEGIESVGSIDANSSDFANKPTVLINQVCTKTSDHEPAETENNSKEIIKTEDSSKDPARIKALIHDESTYPIAVCLSIQDAEDRDIYKEFTSKQIMALSEKASESQSSPNLEDETRPLDCVKEIRDLVVEVIEIEDVVEPSKDNGEKVQMFEEQDAIV; this is translated from the exons ATGGGAGCATCATCCAGTTTACTGGATGAAAATAAATCCAACTACATAAAAG GGCAAGTGGACGAGAATTTTAAGCAGTTTGCACCGATTTATAGGAAACAATATTCTCTGGCTTACCTGTCCCAGATCCGAGATGAACTTGAGCAGCGCAAAAAGGAGCATACACAGTTTCTCAAACAACGG GCCTCTCCAGAGCCTGGAAAGGTGCTGTATGAGGAGATTGTGCAACACTTTAATGACAGCAGGAAGTGGAAGGATAGATATATAGTAATCCGTGCCAATTACGTCTTGGAGTGTTATGAGAGCTACAAG GCGTTTGTAAAAGGTTCACCTCCACTATACAGACTGATGCCTACAGGGGGAACCATTCTGACCACAGAAGAGAAATACATGGAAATGATTAACCAATGCTGCCCTTGCACTAACG ACGTCCAGGAAGATTTTGCACCTCCTGTGGCGGACATGCCAGGGCAGTTCCCAGTTTATCTTAGACTTCCATACCGCCGGGATTCCTATTTCTGTTTCCGTGATGAAAACTCTCAAGTTGAATTCATCTCACTCTTATCTGACTGCGTTCGCCACCAAAACAAAG ATTTTCTCAAGAAGGAGAATTGTGATGTTAAGGCTTTCCTCAAAGCTATTCAGCTCTATAGGCAGGAGAAAGGCCAGTATGAATCGTGGGATATGCTCATAGGCAGTGATGTGAGG GGTCTTGCCAATCTGTTTATGGAGGACTTGATGCCCTACCTGGACAAAGAATTGGAGCCATGTTTGAAGAGCAAGAGGGCAGACAGGAGGAGAGTGTGGTTTGCG ACGGTTGAAGCCACTTATTTCCTGCTGCAAGAGCATCTGTTTGAAAGGATGAAAACACTGAAGCAGGAGTGCCAAGAGATGGTGAAACAGCAGGACACGCTCATGCGCTCTGATATGGACCAGATCTCCAGCTCAAGAGCTTTCCTGGAGGGCAAACTCAGAG CCATGGTTACTGAGCCAGCAACAGAATACTGCACAAAGCAGGTGCAGCCGTACCTGCCAGCCATCTTGGAGGAAGTGATGGGACCCATAAGCCTGGGCTTCACAGAGGCCCGGGACTTGAGCGAGGGCATGATGCAGCAGCTGTGTGAGGACTTCCAGGACGTTGATCAGAAGGAGGAACTCAGACAG GCTCTGTTTAAGATGAGTAAGGCTAATTTACAGAGCTGTTATGAGAAAGTGGATGGCTTGGCAGATCACGTTCAAGAGCTACAACAAACCTTCAACTATTGCATTAAAGGTCTGGTGGACAGCACACAGATAGACTTAAAACAG CTGATGGAGAATACAGAGTACACCTTTGAGCTGCTTGTGCGAAAGGCTCTGGAGGATCCATCGGTCAGTCTTTCGATGGCGATGGAAAAGGCATCAAACAGGGTTCTGAAG CAATTTGACTATGACAGCAGCACAGTGAGGAAGAAAATCTTGCAGGAGGCTTTGATCAACATCACCCTACCCAGCATTAAGAAGCACCTGGCCCCATCCTTTAAAGAG gAACTACCCAAACTTGAGCAATATATATTTGCTGATTATACAAACTTCATCGGTGTGGAAAACGTGTATGAGGACATTATCAAGGAGATACTGGAAAAAGACGTCAACATGG TGGTCAAGGAAGCAGCCAGCAAGAAGAAATTCAACCTGTTCACAGAGAGCAGATACAATTTCAGCGTGTCCAGCTTCTCCTCCACACCCCCAGGATCCGCGCCCAGCAGCCCGGGACACTTAAATACCTCCCCGAGACAGCGCACACCCATGCCGCCCTCTCCGCTGCTGAGCAATGGCCTGACAGCAAACAAATCCGTGAGCGTTCACTCATCAGAAAGCCAATCTTTTCCTATCATGGGAACTATCGATGAAGGAGAATACAAGGTTCTCTTAGAGGAGAGCAGTGATGATGTATTTCTAACTGCTGAAACGTCAACCTCGGACGCATCAGCTGAGACTAAACGAGAACTCACCACAAACGTCAAGAAAGCTTCGGTCAGTTCCACCCCTATTATTAAGGTAACAGAAGGTATAGAAAGTGTTGGTAGTATTGATGCAAATTCTTCAGACTTTGCTAATAAACCCACAGTACTAATCAACCAGGTTTGCACTAAAACCTCTGACCATGAGCCTGCTGAAACAGAGAACAACAGCAAGGAAATTATAAAGACAGAAGATTCGTCAAAGGATCCAGCCCGGATTAAAGCACTAATACATGATGAAAGCACATATCCGATCGCCGTTTGTTTATCTATTCAGGATGCAGAGGATAGAGATATCTACAAAGAGTTCACAAGCAAACAAATCATGGCTCTTTCAGAAAAAGCCTCAGAATCCCAGTCTTCACCAAACCTAGAGGATGAAACCAGGCCTCTGGACTGTGTGAAGGAGATCCGTGACCTGGTAGTGGAGGTTATTGAAATAGAGGACGTGGTTGAGCCTTCTAAAGACAATGGAGAAAAAGTTCAAATGTTTGAGGAGCAAGATGCTATAGTTTAA